In one Corallococcus sp. EGB genomic region, the following are encoded:
- a CDS encoding DUF1552 domain-containing protein has translation MKLSRRRVLQGLGGVVLGLPVLEGLLPRKAQAAEADALPFAIFLRQADGVAAAQNTSELGNEPERFWPEPLGNLTTTTLAGKSLVELADHRARLLVVRNVNMKDYNYGDGHARGALQALTARGPAVEGVGGDSEASGESLDHRIGRELNPQKRDSLYLYAGQAGGWLGGPCISHRGSASRRAALHDPWVAYQTMVGGPGGLTPEAREQLLVRQKSLNDLVSGQLKALQSRPELSSTDRQRLDLHLSNVRDLEVALSCRARADEELRLQQQAPGYNSTDGDKVLATVRLHMDIAVLAVACGTTRSVAIQVGNGNDSSTRYRDPTTGQLMENFHYISHRRASHDASGGIIAGSDVLHSRVDAQFAQTFNYLLDRLAAYALPNGKKLVDQGVSVWFNDLGNGPAHSAHNIPFILAGSCNGYLKQGVAVTVANGSGNPNLNKMLNTIGAAVGLKNAAGGPLDDFGDPSLPKGLLTELLA, from the coding sequence GTGAAACTGAGCCGTCGACGCGTGTTGCAGGGCCTGGGTGGCGTGGTGCTGGGGCTGCCGGTGCTGGAGGGGCTGTTGCCTCGGAAGGCCCAGGCGGCGGAGGCGGACGCGCTGCCCTTCGCCATCTTCCTGCGCCAGGCGGATGGTGTGGCCGCCGCGCAGAACACCTCCGAGCTGGGCAACGAGCCGGAGCGCTTCTGGCCGGAGCCGCTGGGCAACCTCACCACCACGACGCTCGCGGGCAAGTCGCTGGTGGAGCTGGCGGACCACCGCGCGCGCCTGCTGGTGGTGCGCAACGTCAACATGAAGGACTACAACTACGGGGACGGCCACGCCCGTGGCGCGCTGCAGGCGCTCACCGCGCGCGGCCCCGCCGTGGAGGGCGTGGGCGGCGACTCCGAGGCGTCCGGCGAGTCGCTGGATCACCGCATCGGCCGCGAGCTGAACCCGCAGAAGCGCGACTCGCTCTACCTCTACGCGGGGCAGGCCGGCGGGTGGCTGGGCGGCCCGTGCATCTCCCACCGGGGCAGCGCCTCGCGCCGGGCCGCGCTGCATGACCCGTGGGTGGCCTACCAGACCATGGTGGGCGGCCCCGGAGGCCTCACGCCGGAGGCGCGCGAGCAGCTGCTGGTGCGCCAGAAGAGCCTCAACGACCTGGTGTCGGGCCAGCTGAAGGCGCTCCAGTCGCGGCCGGAGCTGAGCAGCACGGACCGGCAGCGCCTGGACCTGCACCTGTCCAACGTGCGCGACCTGGAGGTGGCGCTGAGCTGCCGCGCCCGCGCGGATGAGGAGCTGCGGCTCCAGCAGCAGGCGCCCGGCTACAACAGCACGGACGGCGACAAGGTGTTGGCCACGGTGCGGCTCCACATGGACATCGCGGTGCTGGCGGTGGCGTGTGGCACCACGCGCTCGGTGGCCATCCAGGTGGGCAACGGCAACGACAGCTCCACGCGCTACCGAGACCCCACGACAGGGCAGTTGATGGAGAACTTCCACTACATCTCCCACCGTCGCGCGTCGCATGACGCGTCGGGCGGCATCATCGCCGGGTCGGACGTGCTGCACTCGCGCGTGGACGCGCAGTTCGCGCAGACCTTCAACTACCTGCTGGACCGGCTGGCGGCGTACGCCCTGCCGAACGGCAAGAAGCTGGTCGACCAGGGCGTGTCCGTCTGGTTCAACGACCTGGGCAACGGGCCGGCGCACTCGGCGCACAACATCCCCTTCATCCTCGCGGGCAGCTGCAACGGCTACCTCAAGCAGGGCGTGGCGGTGACGGTGGCCAACGGCAGCGGCAACCCCAACCTCAACAAGATGCTCAACACGATTGGCGCCGCGGTGGGCCTGAAGAACGCGGCCGGTGGCCCGCTGGATGACTTCGGTGACCCCTCGCTGCCCAAGGGGCTGCTGACGGAATTGCTGGCTTGA
- a CDS encoding M4 family metallopeptidase, with translation MAESLANLKAQSLKLGLGSRDDFQLSSSSTDSFGQTHARFAQTYQGVPVWGAMAITHQGLSSGDIRITTDGLRKGIRLDVTPTLDAKSAVAKATQELAPKGEFAVAPNSELIVYPQTRLVNRYPGKPAAQQNAADFDTEVVAYRLAYHVHTELENAKDGVKHTDFIIDARSGDVLKKWNSLQTAAAKGLGHSQYSGDVSLDVFQNAQGLFELRDVTRAGGEGIRTYDVNHAAVQNGVVPTLTLYTDADNVWGDGQNYIVGANNTLSTNGQTAAVDAHFGLLATWDFYKKIFGRDGIDGFGSPTYNRVHASNLYNNAFWSDGCFCMSYGDGSFPAAGGFRSMGVLDVTGHEMTHGVTSHTAGLIYDGESGGLNEANSDIFGTLTEFWVANGRGSTIGDTGGNWLMAEQLSDFPLRVMFRPSLDGASPDAWYPGIGNVDVHYSSGPMNRAFYFLSQGVQPLSVSTDYSSRYLPAGARGIGNDKAAAIWFRALTTYLFPSSNYMSARTSALQAAADLFGSQSNEYRAVQNAFAAINVGYTAGTYDDRTAPTVAASVSGSAPDIQLKAQADDNVGVARVEFYVDGALAGNVLAQPFQIPLDATSLSNGAHTLVAVAFDAAGNSAASAPASFNVTNSFDQLLINPGFEQNTLGWTDDPSNINFPVSSGPRTGQGFAWLNGYGTTHIDRLWQDVTLPADVTKAALTFFLNITTAETTTTAVRDTLTLQVRDTSGTVLGTVATWSNLDATLGYAQQSVDLTAYAGQTVRIFLEGSENASLATNFQVDDFSLRVTRTADAEAPRVKANVVISGTRVGYFADVSDNGFVNAVEFLVDGVSLGNSVKSFTRVVNLSTLTSGAHTLVARATDAGGNVGNSPVVTFYVDATATQRVLNPSFETSGSWTSATTVSGSTGIFSSASFAHTGSRFYIFWTSGPVRHSVRQSVAIPATSTSAIFSFWLRIYDGGFTDGLAHHTFSAKVRDSAGTELATLKTLSNADDTNAEYIQHRFDLTAYKGQTVQLFFDVDQMAAMQLPDGDVQFFLDDVNLVTSTQADIQPPALTAAVEGSYGTVQLKATVSDNVWTSTLAFQVDGTPVVSFTDVAGVYAKAFDTKSLSNGPHEFKATATDRAGNTTERTVTFEVRNSTIQDQGAPHITASVEGLYETYTMRAEATDDTGVTYVEFYVDGALKGRVSSAPYTLPLFAIPLAPGEHVLEAVAYDAYGNSSKATTPFTLLPVTVEFAVARLAVPVGGSVTLQANVANVVNTSVSWSVAEGRVCGTVGADGVYTAPVARGLCHVSAASVVVPTAKAVAAIQVYTGDINGDNVVDGEDMGLLAQDYGTNGSEVTNLDGAGSVDDNDITLFVSQFGR, from the coding sequence GTGGCGGAATCCCTGGCAAACCTCAAGGCGCAAAGCCTCAAGCTCGGGCTGGGGTCGCGGGACGACTTCCAGCTGTCCAGCTCCAGCACGGACTCCTTTGGCCAGACGCACGCGCGCTTCGCGCAGACGTACCAGGGCGTACCCGTGTGGGGCGCCATGGCCATCACCCACCAGGGGCTGTCCTCAGGGGACATCCGCATCACCACCGACGGCCTGCGCAAGGGCATCCGTCTGGACGTGACGCCCACGCTGGACGCGAAGTCCGCGGTGGCGAAGGCCACCCAGGAACTGGCGCCCAAGGGCGAGTTCGCCGTCGCGCCGAATAGCGAGCTCATCGTCTACCCCCAGACGCGACTCGTGAACCGCTACCCCGGCAAGCCGGCCGCGCAGCAGAACGCGGCGGACTTCGACACGGAGGTCGTCGCCTACCGGCTCGCGTACCACGTGCACACCGAGCTGGAGAACGCGAAGGACGGCGTCAAGCACACGGACTTCATCATCGACGCGCGGTCGGGCGACGTGCTGAAGAAGTGGAACTCGCTCCAGACGGCCGCCGCCAAGGGCCTCGGCCACTCGCAATACAGCGGTGACGTCTCGTTGGACGTCTTCCAGAACGCCCAGGGCCTCTTCGAGCTGCGCGACGTCACGCGCGCCGGCGGTGAGGGCATCCGGACCTACGACGTCAACCACGCCGCCGTGCAGAACGGCGTCGTTCCCACGCTGACCCTCTACACGGACGCGGACAATGTCTGGGGCGATGGGCAGAACTACATCGTCGGTGCCAACAACACCCTGAGCACCAACGGCCAGACGGCCGCCGTCGACGCGCACTTCGGCCTGCTGGCGACCTGGGACTTCTACAAGAAGATCTTCGGCCGCGACGGCATCGACGGCTTCGGCTCGCCCACCTACAACCGGGTGCACGCCAGCAACCTCTACAACAACGCCTTCTGGAGCGACGGCTGCTTCTGCATGAGCTACGGCGATGGCTCGTTCCCGGCCGCAGGCGGCTTCCGCTCCATGGGCGTGCTCGACGTGACGGGCCACGAGATGACCCACGGCGTCACCTCGCACACGGCCGGCCTCATCTACGACGGCGAGTCCGGCGGCCTCAACGAGGCCAACTCGGACATCTTCGGCACCCTGACGGAGTTCTGGGTGGCCAACGGCCGCGGCAGCACCATTGGTGACACGGGCGGCAACTGGCTCATGGCCGAGCAGCTCAGCGACTTCCCGCTGCGCGTCATGTTCCGCCCGTCGCTGGACGGCGCGAGCCCGGACGCCTGGTACCCCGGCATCGGCAACGTCGACGTGCACTACAGCAGCGGCCCGATGAACCGCGCCTTCTACTTCCTGTCCCAGGGCGTGCAGCCGCTGTCGGTCAGCACCGACTACTCCAGCAGGTACCTGCCCGCGGGCGCGAGGGGCATCGGCAACGACAAGGCGGCGGCCATCTGGTTCCGCGCGCTCACCACCTACCTGTTCCCGTCGTCCAACTACATGTCGGCCCGCACCAGCGCCCTCCAGGCCGCGGCGGACCTCTTCGGCTCCCAGTCCAACGAGTACCGCGCGGTGCAGAACGCCTTCGCGGCCATCAACGTGGGCTACACCGCCGGTACGTACGACGACCGCACGGCCCCCACCGTCGCCGCGAGCGTCTCTGGCAGCGCGCCTGACATCCAGCTGAAGGCGCAGGCCGACGACAACGTCGGCGTGGCCCGCGTGGAGTTCTACGTCGACGGCGCCCTGGCGGGGAACGTCCTCGCCCAGCCGTTCCAGATCCCGCTGGATGCCACCTCGCTGTCCAACGGCGCGCACACGCTGGTGGCGGTGGCGTTCGACGCGGCCGGCAACTCCGCTGCGTCCGCGCCGGCGAGCTTCAACGTCACGAACAGCTTCGATCAGCTCCTGATCAACCCGGGCTTCGAACAGAACACCCTGGGCTGGACGGATGACCCGTCGAACATCAACTTCCCGGTCTCGTCCGGCCCGCGCACCGGCCAGGGCTTCGCGTGGCTCAACGGCTATGGCACGACGCATATCGATCGGCTGTGGCAGGACGTCACCCTTCCCGCCGACGTCACCAAGGCCGCGCTGACCTTCTTCCTCAACATCACCACCGCCGAGACGACGACCACCGCCGTGCGCGACACGCTGACGCTGCAGGTGCGCGACACCTCGGGCACGGTGCTGGGGACGGTGGCGACGTGGTCCAACCTGGATGCGACGCTGGGCTATGCGCAGCAGAGCGTGGACCTGACGGCCTACGCGGGCCAGACGGTGCGAATCTTCCTGGAAGGCAGCGAGAACGCCTCGCTCGCCACCAACTTCCAGGTGGATGACTTCTCGCTGCGCGTCACCCGCACGGCGGACGCCGAGGCGCCCCGGGTGAAGGCCAACGTGGTCATCTCCGGCACGCGCGTGGGCTACTTCGCGGACGTGTCCGACAACGGCTTCGTCAACGCGGTGGAGTTCCTCGTGGACGGCGTGTCCCTGGGCAACTCGGTCAAGTCGTTCACCCGGGTCGTCAACCTCTCCACGCTGACGAGCGGCGCGCACACGCTCGTCGCCCGGGCCACGGACGCGGGCGGCAACGTGGGGAACTCTCCCGTGGTGACGTTCTACGTGGACGCCACCGCCACCCAGCGCGTGCTCAATCCCAGCTTCGAGACCTCCGGGAGCTGGACGAGCGCGACGACGGTGTCGGGCTCGACGGGCATCTTCAGCAGCGCGTCCTTCGCGCACACGGGCAGCCGCTTCTACATCTTCTGGACCTCCGGGCCGGTGCGGCACTCCGTCCGCCAGTCCGTGGCCATCCCGGCGACCTCGACCTCGGCCATCTTCAGCTTCTGGCTGCGCATCTACGACGGTGGTTTCACCGACGGCCTGGCCCACCACACCTTCAGCGCGAAGGTGAGGGACTCCGCCGGCACCGAACTGGCGACGCTGAAGACGCTCTCCAACGCGGATGACACCAACGCGGAGTACATCCAGCACCGCTTCGACCTGACCGCGTACAAGGGCCAGACGGTGCAGTTGTTCTTCGACGTGGACCAGATGGCGGCCATGCAGCTGCCGGACGGAGACGTCCAGTTCTTCCTCGACGACGTCAACCTGGTCACCTCGACCCAGGCGGACATCCAGCCCCCCGCGCTCACCGCGGCGGTCGAGGGCAGCTACGGGACGGTGCAGCTCAAGGCCACCGTGAGCGACAACGTCTGGACCTCCACCCTGGCGTTCCAGGTGGACGGCACCCCGGTGGTCTCGTTCACGGACGTCGCGGGCGTCTACGCGAAGGCGTTCGACACGAAGAGCCTGTCCAACGGCCCGCACGAGTTCAAGGCGACGGCCACGGACAGGGCGGGCAACACGACGGAGCGCACGGTGACCTTCGAGGTGCGCAACTCCACCATCCAGGACCAGGGCGCGCCGCACATCACCGCCAGCGTGGAGGGCCTGTATGAGACCTACACGATGCGGGCCGAGGCCACCGACGACACGGGCGTGACGTACGTGGAGTTCTACGTGGACGGCGCCCTGAAGGGCCGGGTCTCGTCCGCGCCGTACACGCTGCCGCTGTTCGCGATTCCGCTCGCGCCGGGGGAGCACGTGCTCGAGGCGGTGGCGTACGACGCCTACGGCAACTCGTCCAAGGCGACCACCCCCTTCACGCTCCTGCCCGTCACGGTGGAGTTCGCGGTGGCGCGGCTCGCGGTGCCGGTGGGTGGCTCCGTCACCCTGCAGGCGAACGTGGCGAACGTGGTGAACACGTCGGTGAGCTGGTCCGTGGCGGAGGGCCGCGTCTGCGGCACCGTCGGCGCGGACGGCGTCTACACCGCGCCGGTGGCCCGTGGCCTGTGCCACGTGTCCGCGGCGAGCGTCGTGGTACCGACGGCGAAGGCCGTGGCGGCCATCCAGGTCTACACGGGCGACATCAATGGCGACAACGTCGTGGACGGAGAGGACATGGGCCTGCTCGCGCAGGACTACGGCACCAACGGCTCCGAGGTGACGAACCTCGACGGGGCCGGCTCTGTGGACGACAACGACATCACCCTCTTCGTCAGCCAGTTCGGACGGTAA
- a CDS encoding lytic polysaccharide monooxygenase, protein MFPAIRKAFTASLAFVSLLSAGPAAAHGSMEVPLSRVYGCFKEGPENPKSAACRAAVQAGGTQALYDWNGVRQGAANGRHREIIPDGKLCSGANESHKGLDLARADWPSTWITPDSNGRFEFVFHATAVHATGYFQLFVTKEGYNPALPLKWSDLEATPFCNVTHVTAVNNRYRLDCPFPAARTGSHVIYAIWQRADSPEAFYACTDVKFSNTPPPPAAWKELGQVQAREELPRSSKVTFRLFDSAGRDAESYPLTLDAATPAATWIYRLAQQVNASSRRAQVGVLQSNGIVTPVQDALGNRVYAKETGDSFQVDIEKPSTGGGNDGGTGGTAQDKYPAGINSYTAGTLVEGTDGLLYRCKPFPYSGWCNGAASYYAPGTGIAWQDAWERAN, encoded by the coding sequence ATGTTCCCAGCAATCCGCAAGGCCTTCACCGCGTCGCTCGCGTTCGTCTCGCTGCTGTCCGCCGGTCCGGCGGCGGCGCACGGCTCCATGGAAGTCCCCCTGAGCCGCGTCTATGGATGTTTCAAGGAGGGGCCGGAGAACCCCAAGTCCGCCGCGTGCCGGGCCGCGGTGCAGGCCGGTGGGACGCAGGCCCTGTATGACTGGAACGGCGTCCGGCAGGGCGCCGCCAACGGGCGCCACCGCGAAATCATCCCCGACGGCAAGCTGTGCAGCGGCGCCAATGAGAGCCACAAGGGCTTGGACCTGGCGCGCGCGGACTGGCCGTCCACGTGGATCACCCCGGACAGCAACGGCCGCTTCGAGTTCGTCTTCCACGCCACCGCGGTGCACGCCACGGGCTACTTCCAGCTCTTCGTGACGAAGGAGGGCTACAACCCGGCGCTGCCGCTGAAGTGGTCCGACCTGGAGGCGACGCCCTTCTGCAACGTCACCCACGTGACCGCGGTGAACAACCGCTATCGCCTCGACTGCCCCTTCCCGGCTGCTCGGACGGGCTCGCACGTCATCTACGCCATCTGGCAGCGCGCGGACAGCCCGGAGGCCTTCTACGCCTGCACGGACGTGAAGTTCAGCAACACGCCGCCCCCTCCGGCGGCGTGGAAGGAGTTGGGACAGGTGCAGGCGCGTGAGGAGCTCCCCAGGTCGAGCAAGGTGACGTTCCGTCTCTTCGACAGCGCGGGCCGCGACGCCGAGTCGTATCCGCTCACGCTCGACGCGGCGACGCCCGCGGCCACGTGGATCTACCGGCTGGCGCAGCAGGTGAACGCGAGCTCCCGCCGCGCGCAGGTCGGCGTGCTGCAATCAAATGGCATCGTGACGCCGGTGCAGGACGCGCTGGGCAACCGCGTGTACGCGAAGGAGACGGGCGACTCGTTCCAGGTGGACATCGAGAAGCCCTCCACCGGTGGCGGCAACGATGGAGGCACCGGCGGCACGGCGCAGGACAAGTACCCGGCGGGCATCAACAGCTACACTGCGGGCACGCTGGTGGAGGGCACGGATGGGCTGCTCTACCGCTGCAAGCCGTTCCCGTACTCGGGCTGGTGCAACGGTGCGGCGTCGTACTACGCGCCCGGCACGGGCATCGCGTGGCAGGACGCGTGGGAGCGCGCCAACTAG
- a CDS encoding DUF1592 domain-containing protein, which translates to MALRQRWWTSALLAGSLSLLSACEGQIADAANPRNPGPGGTANPPPGVEQAARSTRVARLTHAQWVSSVKDLLRLDAAPTALAQSFRADPSQSGFLFDNDARALSVDEALWSAYQRAAADLAGQVAADATKLGKLLPAGATTDEARAKAFVESFGLRALRRPLTADEVETYLKLYRQGPQAYPAMAAFQGGLRLVLEGFLQSPLFLYRVERSTQAADGKVPLDGFEVASRLSYALWNSMPDDALFAAAREGLLAKREGVAAEARRMMADPRARDVVNAYHQAVFDVPRYASIRPNATRFPNVTAKLAESAAKENALFVQDVVFGRKGRFTDLLTSRDTFVNDELARIYGLTGTFTADFVPVTLDGAQRRGVLTQVGFLASHATSIDPDPIHRGVFLSEHLLCQKIGAPPANIPALPAPNGRTNREVVTSHTEAPGTVCASCHATLINPLGFPFENFDAVGGYRTTDNGHPVDASSSPGIGGQKVSVKDALDLADVLASSQAVHECYARHWVEFLSGRPAAAEDDALVARLGRLSQAGQLSIVDLVVEVVTGVGFVNRHPEELP; encoded by the coding sequence ATGGCGCTACGTCAACGATGGTGGACTTCCGCGCTGCTCGCGGGCTCCTTGAGTCTTCTGAGCGCCTGCGAGGGCCAGATTGCCGACGCGGCGAACCCGCGCAATCCGGGCCCTGGCGGGACGGCCAATCCTCCTCCTGGCGTGGAGCAGGCGGCGCGTTCGACGCGCGTCGCCCGGCTGACGCATGCGCAGTGGGTGAGCAGCGTGAAGGACCTGCTCAGGCTGGACGCGGCGCCCACGGCGCTGGCGCAGTCGTTCCGCGCGGACCCGTCCCAGAGCGGCTTCCTCTTCGACAACGACGCCCGCGCGCTGTCGGTGGATGAGGCGCTGTGGAGCGCCTACCAGCGCGCCGCGGCGGACCTGGCCGGGCAGGTGGCCGCGGACGCGACGAAGCTGGGCAAGCTGCTGCCCGCCGGCGCCACCACGGATGAAGCGCGCGCGAAGGCGTTCGTGGAGTCCTTTGGCCTGCGCGCCCTCCGGCGCCCGCTGACCGCGGACGAGGTGGAGACGTACCTGAAGCTGTACCGCCAGGGCCCGCAGGCGTACCCGGCGATGGCCGCGTTCCAGGGCGGCCTGCGGCTGGTGCTGGAGGGCTTCCTCCAGTCGCCCCTGTTCCTCTACCGCGTGGAGCGCAGCACGCAGGCGGCGGACGGGAAGGTGCCGCTGGATGGCTTCGAGGTGGCGTCGCGGTTGAGCTACGCGCTGTGGAACTCCATGCCGGACGACGCGCTGTTCGCCGCCGCGCGCGAGGGCCTGCTCGCGAAGCGCGAGGGCGTGGCCGCGGAGGCGCGCCGGATGATGGCGGACCCCCGGGCGCGCGACGTGGTGAACGCGTACCACCAGGCCGTCTTCGACGTGCCCCGCTACGCGAGCATCCGGCCCAACGCCACGCGCTTCCCCAACGTCACCGCGAAGCTGGCGGAGTCCGCGGCGAAGGAGAACGCGCTCTTCGTGCAGGACGTCGTCTTCGGGCGCAAGGGGCGCTTCACGGACCTGCTCACGTCGCGCGACACCTTCGTCAACGACGAGCTGGCGCGCATCTACGGCCTCACCGGGACGTTCACCGCGGACTTCGTGCCGGTGACGCTGGACGGGGCGCAGCGCCGGGGCGTGCTCACGCAGGTGGGCTTCCTGGCATCGCACGCGACGTCCATCGACCCGGACCCCATCCACCGGGGCGTGTTCCTGTCGGAGCACCTGCTGTGCCAGAAGATTGGCGCGCCGCCAGCCAACATCCCCGCGCTGCCCGCGCCCAACGGCCGCACCAACCGCGAGGTGGTGACGTCGCACACGGAGGCGCCCGGAACGGTGTGCGCGTCCTGCCACGCGACGCTCATCAATCCGCTGGGCTTCCCCTTCGAGAACTTCGACGCCGTGGGTGGCTACCGCACCACGGACAACGGGCACCCGGTGGACGCGTCGTCGTCGCCGGGCATCGGTGGGCAGAAGGTGTCGGTGAAGGACGCGCTGGACCTGGCGGACGTGCTCGCGAGCTCGCAGGCGGTGCACGAGTGCTACGCGCGCCACTGGGTGGAGTTCCTGAGCGGACGCCCCGCGGCGGCGGAGGACGACGCGCTGGTGGCGCGGTTGGGCAGGCTGTCACAGGCCGGGCAGTTGTCCATCGTGGACCTGGTCGTCGAGGTCGTGACGGGCGTGGGCTTCGTGAATCGCCACCCGGAGGAGCTGCCGTGA